The genome window GTACGGTGCTGCCGGACTGATCCGAAATGCCCAGGAGGGCACGCTTCATCGTTCGACGTCTGGCGCTTTCACTGGCGATCACTGCGACCCTGCTGGCCGCTTCGGCAACCAGGGGCGCGAGCGGCGCGTGCTCCGGACCGGCGCACGACCCGGTCCTCAGCGCCGGAACTGCCTCCCCCGCAACCGGGACAACCGCCACCGTCTTCACCTTCTCGGTGACATATGCGGACACCAAGGGGTGCGCCCCGGCCTGGGTCCGCGTTGCGATCACGGGCGTCGGCACGTTTTCCCTGAACGGTGCCGGCGTCAGCTATGACACCGGCGTCACCTTCACGCGAGGGATGACCTTGCCGGCCGGCACGCATGCCTATTCATTCACGGCGAGCAGCGGCATCGGGAGTGGTCAAAAAGCGACGACACTCACGGCCGTGAGCCCGCCCTCGGTCACAATCATTGCACCAACCCCGCAGCCGACCCCGAAGCCGACACCCAAGCCGACACCGAAGCCGACGGCGGTGCCGACGCCGGTGCCAACGCCGGTCCCGACGCCGGTGCCGACGCCGATGCCCACGAGCGAGCCAACAGTGGTGGCGACGCCCTCGGGCAGCGGGTCGGTCGGATCGCCGACAGGCAGCCCCAGCGAGGCGTCTGGCACGCCATCCGGCAGCGTCGCAAGCCAGGAGCAAGGTCAGGTGCCTGGGGGGTCGGGCGATCCCTCGGCGAATCCCGGAAGCCTCGGCGGGCCGGATGGGACCGGTTCGCTCTCACTTCTCCTCGGCGCGTGGGCGACGGCAACGGTGGGTGGCCTAGCACTCTTCCTCTACCTGGCGCCGCGCCGCCGAGACCCACGCCAGCCGGCGTTTGCCGAGGCTGGATCGGGCGAGCTGCGAACCGCGTCGCTGCCACAGCCTCGCCCACCAGCGGCGCGAGATATCGTCTCTGACCTGCCGCCGGAAGAGGCAAAGCTGCCCCGATGGCTTCGCCCTTCCGTCCAGGCGGCACGCCATGATGAGCGCGGGTCGAGATCCGGGACGCGAGGGCTCGGGGACTCCTAGGGCTTACCTCACCGCGAACGCGGCCCGCATGCGCGCGCAGTCCGCGAGCGTGCCTCCGCCGGGCTCCTCGGTTAGTTCACCGTGAAGGCGGCCCGCATCCCCTCTGCGTAGTGGGCTTCCTTCTCGCCCTCATCGTAGATGTTGCAGAGAAGGACGTAGCTGCCGGCTGCGAGGTCAAGCGTGAGCGATCCCGAGCCATCGACGGCAATGTCCTCGATCTCGCCCTCCACCTCCATGCCACCCCCTGCCTCGTGGACCATGCCGGTCGAATCGACGGGAAGGGCTCCCGCGTCGAGGTCGGTCCTGATGACCACGAACTCATGGATGTCATCTGGACCGGTATTGCTCACCTCGAATGTGACCGATCCGGCGGGAATCTCCGTCTTGTCCGGCGCAACTGACCATTCCGAGAGTGTCACGTTGACTGTGCCACCTGCGGCGGAACAGCCGGCCATAAAGATCAGGCCCGTCGCCGCGATGATCGGCGGCTGGATGCGGTGCCGGCTCCCCGGCAGGACGGTTCGACCCATGGTGCCCATGAGGCGCAGCCTCCTCTTCGGATGTTCCTGGCGCTGCCGTCGCACGGCGGTCGGTAACAATCGAAGCGTAGACCCGATACCCGGAAAGGGAAGGAGCCCATGCCGCGTCGGCATCGGCTACCGTTCGGGTGTGATCGCACGCTCAGGGCTGACGGTCGTCGTGCTCGCGCTGCTGCAGGTCGCGTGCGGCCCGCAGCCTTCGCCGGCCACAAGCGATTCGGCCGGGCCTAGTTCGAGCACCTCCCCTGATTCGGGGAGCAATGCGGCGGCGTCGCCACCCATCACGCTGACCGGGTGGAGTGAGCAGATCGCCAGCGGCCCGGCGCCGGCGCCGCGGGAGGACCACACCTGGACCATCACCCCAGATGACGCAACGGCTTACCTGTTTGGCGGGCGCGACCTGGCGACCGTGTACGACGACTTCTGGGCGTACTCCCTCGCGACCGGCGCCTGGAGCCGCGTTACGCCCGCCGGCGAGGGGCCACCTGGACGCTTCGGGCACAACGCGGCCTGGGCGGATGGTATCGGGCTGGTCATCTTCGGCGGCCAGGCCGGTGCCGACTTCTTCAACGACCTGTGGGCGTACGATCCCGCCACCGACGGGTGGCGGCTCTTGCCCGCGAGCGGCGCTGTCCCCGTCGCCCGATACGGGAGTTGCGCCGCCATCGGGCCCGACGGCCGGCTCTGGATCAGCCACGGCTTCACCAACGAGGGGCAGCGCTTCGCCGACACGCGGGCATACGACTTCGAAATCCGCACCTGGACCGATGAGACCCCATTAGCGGACGTTCCTACCCGCCGCTGCCTGCATGCCTGCTGGTGGACCGATGACGGGGGCCTGATCCTGTACGGCGGTCAGACGACGGGCACCACGGCGCTCGGTGACCTGTGGCGCCTGACTCCCGGCGAGCGACCCGGCACGAATGCCTGGTCCCAGCTTCAGCCGGAGGACGGGCTGCCGCCCGACCGAAACCTTAATGCCGCGGCCCGCTGGGGCCCCGGCACGGTCGTGTTCGGTGGCCAGGGTCTTGAGACCGATTACCTCGCAGATAGCTGGTGGCTGGCCGACGACGCGGTGGTGATGTCGCTCGAGGTTGGCGCCCGATCGCCCTCCGCTCGGGCTGGAGCGGAGCTGATCGCGGATGCGGCAAGCGGTCGACTCCTGCTCTTCGGCGGGCGCGACGGCGACGAGGCATTCGGCGATCTGTGGCAGCTGATCCTGCCGGCGCCGCCCTAGGGTCGGCGACGGTCCACAGTTGGTACCATGGCGCTGAACACCCCTGTCGAGCGCCACGCACCCTGCGCTCGCTCTGCCCCGCACGAGGAGACCGCCGCACCTGATGAGCACGCTCGCTGAGCGCCCGATCGCCAATGCGCCGATGGGGCCACACGGACACCGCCTCCCGCCCGCGCGAACGCTGCGATACAACCCTTCCGCGATGGAGCTCCAGGCGCTCACGAGCCGCATGCCGCAGGCGCGCCGCACCAGCTTCGGCAACTACAACGTCCAGACCAGGGTCGTCAGCCGATCCAAGGAGTCGACCTACCTCGTCACCGATGACCCGGCCGAGACGACCGGCAAGGCCATCTCGCGGGCAGAGGCGGCTCGCATCGGCGCCTTGCAGGATGCCTACGTCGCCGGCACCGAGATGCTCGTCATCGACGGCTACCTGGGAAACGATGCGGAGCAGCGCTCCCGGGTGCGCCTCTATATCGAGGAGGCGAATGCCAACATCGCCGGCATGCAGCAGCAGCTCTATTTCCCGCCCGATGCCCCCGCCGACGAGTGGCAGCCCGAGCTGTCGTTGATCTACACGCCGAAATTGGCGATGCCGGGCTATCCCGACGATCGCCTGATCTCGGTCGACCTCGGGGCCGGCGTGACCCGCGTCATGAACTCCGACTACTTCGGAGAGTCGAAGAAGGGCGGGCTGCGCATGTGGAACGCCCTGGTCTACGGGCGAGGCGGGCTGGCCATGCATGCCGGATGCAAGGTCGTCCCGACCGATGCCGGCGAGCGCACGATGCTGATCATCGGCCTGTCGGGGACCGGCAAGACGACCACCACCTTCACCCGCCAGAACAACAGCCAGCCGGTGCAGGACGACTTCATCGGCCTGTTTGCCGGCGGCACCGTGGTGGGCACCGAGAACGGCTGCTTCGCGAAGACCTTCGGCCTCGATCCTGCTCACGAGCCGGCGATCCATGGCGCAGTCGTCAAGCCCGATGCCTACCTGGAGAACGTCTCGCAGAACGAGCCCGATGGGCCGGTCGACTTCTTCGACACCTCCTACACCAAGAACGGGCGAGCCACCTTCCCGATGGCCTCGTTGGGCATCTGGCGCGATCCGCGTGAGATCGGCCCGGTCAACCACCTGCTCATCCTGAATCGGAACGACAACGTCATCCCGGCCGTGGCGCGGCTCTCGCGGGAGCAGGCGGCGGCCTACTTCATGCTCGGCGAGACGCAGGGCACTTCC of Chloroflexota bacterium contains these proteins:
- a CDS encoding phosphoenolpyruvate carboxykinase, with translation MSTLAERPIANAPMGPHGHRLPPARTLRYNPSAMELQALTSRMPQARRTSFGNYNVQTRVVSRSKESTYLVTDDPAETTGKAISRAEAARIGALQDAYVAGTEMLVIDGYLGNDAEQRSRVRLYIEEANANIAGMQQQLYFPPDAPADEWQPELSLIYTPKLAMPGYPDDRLISVDLGAGVTRVMNSDYFGESKKGGLRMWNALVYGRGGLAMHAGCKVVPTDAGERTMLIIGLSGTGKTTTTFTRQNNSQPVQDDFIGLFAGGTVVGTENGCFAKTFGLDPAHEPAIHGAVVKPDAYLENVSQNEPDGPVDFFDTSYTKNGRATFPMASLGIWRDPREIGPVNHLLILNRNDNVIPAVARLSREQAAAYFMLGETQGTSAGGAAEEGRALRVPGTNPFYPYRDEQQANRFLELMASSDFDVFLLNTGSVGGVEGNPSSRKVAIEHSGAIVKAIAEGTIEWERDPDFGYLVASVLPGVDDLELLQPRLLYERTGRADEYRTWVARLKRERIEFLESYTGLAPEIVAAVR
- a CDS encoding kelch repeat-containing protein, which encodes MIARSGLTVVVLALLQVACGPQPSPATSDSAGPSSSTSPDSGSNAAASPPITLTGWSEQIASGPAPAPREDHTWTITPDDATAYLFGGRDLATVYDDFWAYSLATGAWSRVTPAGEGPPGRFGHNAAWADGIGLVIFGGQAGADFFNDLWAYDPATDGWRLLPASGAVPVARYGSCAAIGPDGRLWISHGFTNEGQRFADTRAYDFEIRTWTDETPLADVPTRRCLHACWWTDDGGLILYGGQTTGTTALGDLWRLTPGERPGTNAWSQLQPEDGLPPDRNLNAAARWGPGTVVFGGQGLETDYLADSWWLADDAVVMSLEVGARSPSARAGAELIADAASGRLLLFGGRDGDEAFGDLWQLILPAPP